In a single window of the Streptomyces sp. NBC_00285 genome:
- a CDS encoding carbohydrate ABC transporter permease yields the protein MATTTTRAPHRRPRLRRIGDYTVLSVLAFVFVLPVLYLLLGSLKPSDEVLNGLSGFLPTHLSFDNYTHVLDALNSDSTGYFWRFMGISLLVAFVVVTGGLFVNSMAAYGMSRLKWRGREAVFTLVLLLMLVPFESVAVPLFYMFNEQRNTIYIQAVPFVANAFSIYQFHTFFRSIPPSIEEAARLDGAGPWRTFFAIIVPMSKPVFASVAILVFLTQWGSFLWPVLMVSDPSVRPLPLEMSVFQGQQPPDWGQILAFGVLLVLPVLIVFAFFQRWFVQGVASSAVKG from the coding sequence ATGGCCACGACCACGACCCGCGCGCCACACCGTCGGCCGCGCCTGCGCCGCATCGGCGACTACACCGTCCTCAGCGTGCTCGCCTTCGTCTTCGTCCTACCGGTCCTGTATCTGCTCCTCGGCAGTCTCAAGCCCTCCGACGAAGTGCTGAACGGCCTGAGCGGCTTCCTCCCCACTCACCTGTCCTTCGACAACTACACGCACGTCCTCGACGCCCTGAACTCCGACAGCACCGGCTACTTCTGGCGCTTCATGGGCATCTCGCTGCTCGTCGCGTTCGTGGTGGTGACCGGTGGCCTGTTCGTCAACTCGATGGCCGCGTACGGAATGTCACGGCTGAAGTGGCGGGGCAGGGAAGCGGTCTTCACACTCGTGCTGCTGCTGATGCTGGTTCCGTTCGAGTCGGTCGCGGTGCCCCTGTTCTACATGTTCAACGAGCAGCGCAACACGATCTACATCCAGGCGGTTCCGTTCGTCGCCAACGCCTTCTCGATCTACCAGTTCCACACGTTCTTCCGCTCGATCCCGCCGAGCATCGAGGAGGCCGCCAGGCTGGACGGCGCGGGCCCGTGGCGCACCTTCTTCGCGATCATCGTCCCGATGAGCAAACCGGTCTTCGCCTCCGTCGCGATCCTGGTCTTCCTCACCCAGTGGGGTTCGTTCCTGTGGCCGGTCCTCATGGTCTCCGATCCCTCGGTCCGCCCCCTTCCTCTGGAGATGAGTGTCTTCCAGGGGCAACAGCCCCCGGACTGGGGCCAGATCCTCGCCTTCGGCGTCCTTCTGGTGCTGCCCGTCCTGATCGTCTTCGCGTTCTTCCAACGCTGGTTCGTCCAAGGGGTCGCCAGCTCCGCAGTCAAGGGCTGA
- a CDS encoding carbohydrate ABC transporter permease, whose protein sequence is MTTVEPVDPAPAAASDREQSPPMTAVKTARPTRSGPRNRPRNRDWLHGLLMSAPAVAGLVAFVGIPFGYAVVLSFYNVRLGSPLAPSFFGLEQYRRLFTDPDLSGPFLRALLNNLTFAVIVVPLQTGLALALAILLNRKLKAIGLFRSLFFMPVVFPMTLVAVIWRLILARSDQGLLNSALHAVSFGNWGAFDWLGDSATAMASVIVLSVWQGVGFQMVILLAGLQQIPGELYEAAELDRATPWQQFRHVTLPGIRGTLVFVATLTSVLSFRVFDQVYVLIHGGGLDEDATRTVMYQAVTTAFDQNNIGQASAITVVFFLIVVALTLIQRRVVRPDNED, encoded by the coding sequence ATGACGACAGTGGAACCAGTGGACCCCGCGCCCGCCGCGGCCTCCGACCGGGAGCAGAGCCCGCCCATGACCGCCGTGAAAACCGCCCGACCGACACGTTCCGGGCCTCGGAACAGGCCCAGGAACCGCGACTGGTTGCACGGACTGCTGATGTCCGCCCCCGCCGTCGCCGGACTCGTCGCCTTCGTCGGGATCCCGTTCGGCTACGCCGTCGTCCTCTCCTTCTACAACGTGCGCCTCGGCTCGCCCCTCGCCCCCTCGTTCTTCGGCCTGGAACAGTACCGGCGGCTGTTCACCGACCCGGACCTGTCGGGCCCGTTCCTGCGGGCGCTGCTCAACAACCTGACGTTCGCCGTGATCGTCGTACCCCTCCAGACGGGCCTCGCGCTCGCCCTGGCGATCCTGCTCAACCGCAAACTCAAGGCCATCGGACTGTTCCGGTCCCTGTTCTTCATGCCGGTCGTCTTCCCCATGACCCTGGTCGCCGTGATCTGGCGGCTCATCCTCGCCCGCAGCGACCAGGGCCTGCTCAACTCGGCGTTGCACGCGGTGAGTTTCGGCAACTGGGGTGCCTTCGACTGGCTCGGCGACTCCGCCACCGCCATGGCCTCGGTGATCGTGCTCTCGGTGTGGCAGGGCGTCGGCTTCCAGATGGTCATCCTGCTGGCCGGCCTCCAGCAGATCCCCGGCGAACTCTACGAGGCCGCCGAACTCGACCGCGCCACGCCCTGGCAGCAGTTCCGGCACGTCACGCTGCCCGGCATCCGCGGCACGCTCGTCTTCGTCGCCACGCTCACCTCGGTGCTGTCCTTCCGGGTCTTCGACCAGGTCTACGTCCTCATCCACGGCGGTGGACTCGACGAGGACGCCACCCGCACGGTCATGTACCAGGCCGTCACCACTGCCTTCGACCAGAACAACATCGGTCAGGCATCCGCGATCACCGTCGTCTTCTTCCTGATCGTCGTCGCACTGACCCTCATCCAGCGCCGCGTCGTCCGGCCCGACAACGAGGACTGA
- a CDS encoding ABC transporter substrate-binding protein: MSSTSRRHLRTACTGVALVLPLAALAACGGGSGGTSADAGSGKGTISVWAHQGQKSEDTALQNAVKSFNSSQGRIKVELKLIPGNDYTKTVTATDASQLPDVMEFDGPTMANFVYNKKLSPIDTYVAAKTLANATDASKAQGEIDGKHYGLGMYDSGLGVYGNKKLLDAAGVKYPTGLSDDWTAAQFTAALKALKAKDSDGKPLDLQENNGLSNEWGTYGFAPIVWSAGGSLLKDGKAEGALDTPAVVSAMKTFQSWKTYTDPNTDGNAFAKSRVALSWVGHWMYPAYSKALGSDLVALPLPDFGNGPKTGQGSWAWGIGANTKNAKAAGAFLDYLMNDANVTAMTTANGAPPATKTALAASPLYKQGGPLQLFADQLAKPCGDSDITKSCFAVTRPVTAGYPTVTAKFSDALNSIYGGADPKSALEKAARAIDQDFSDNAGYKIP; encoded by the coding sequence ATGAGCTCGACCAGCAGAAGGCATCTCCGCACGGCCTGTACGGGCGTCGCTCTCGTCCTGCCCCTCGCCGCCCTGGCCGCCTGTGGCGGCGGCAGTGGTGGCACATCCGCCGACGCGGGCAGCGGCAAGGGCACGATCAGTGTCTGGGCCCACCAGGGTCAGAAGAGCGAGGACACCGCCCTGCAGAACGCGGTGAAGTCCTTCAACTCCTCACAGGGCAGGATCAAGGTCGAGCTGAAGCTGATCCCCGGCAACGACTACACCAAGACCGTCACCGCCACCGACGCCTCCCAACTGCCGGACGTCATGGAGTTCGACGGACCGACCATGGCGAACTTCGTCTACAACAAGAAGCTCTCCCCGATCGACACCTACGTCGCCGCCAAGACCCTGGCCAACGCCACCGACGCGAGCAAGGCGCAGGGCGAGATCGACGGCAAGCACTACGGCCTGGGCATGTACGACTCGGGGCTCGGCGTCTACGGCAACAAGAAGCTCCTCGACGCGGCCGGGGTGAAATACCCGACCGGCCTCTCCGACGACTGGACCGCGGCTCAGTTCACCGCCGCGCTCAAGGCCCTCAAGGCCAAGGACTCCGACGGCAAGCCCCTCGACCTGCAGGAGAACAACGGCCTGTCCAACGAGTGGGGCACCTACGGCTTCGCCCCGATCGTCTGGTCCGCCGGCGGCTCCCTGCTCAAGGACGGCAAGGCCGAGGGCGCGCTCGACACCCCGGCAGTGGTCTCCGCGATGAAGACCTTCCAGTCCTGGAAGACCTACACCGACCCCAACACGGACGGCAACGCCTTCGCGAAGAGCCGCGTCGCGCTGAGCTGGGTCGGCCACTGGATGTACCCCGCCTACAGCAAGGCACTCGGCAGCGACCTCGTCGCCCTTCCCCTGCCCGACTTCGGCAACGGCCCCAAGACGGGCCAGGGATCGTGGGCCTGGGGCATCGGCGCCAACACCAAGAACGCCAAGGCGGCCGGCGCCTTCCTCGACTACCTCATGAACGACGCCAACGTCACCGCCATGACGACGGCCAACGGTGCCCCGCCCGCGACGAAGACGGCGCTCGCCGCCAGTCCCCTCTACAAGCAGGGCGGTCCGCTCCAGCTCTTCGCCGACCAGCTCGCCAAGCCCTGCGGTGACAGCGACATCACCAAGTCCTGCTTCGCCGTCACCCGCCCGGTCACCGCCGGATACCCCACGGTCACCGCCAAGTTCAGCGACGCCCTGAACTCGATCTACGGCGGCGCCGACCCGAAGAGCGCCCTGGAGAAGGCCGCCCGCGCCATCGACCAGGACTTCTCCGACAACGCCGGATACAAGATCCCGTAG
- a CDS encoding LacI family DNA-binding transcriptional regulator, with protein MTVSITDVARAAGVSASTVSRALRDRPGVSDEVRAQITAVAAQLGYTASRSASSLASGRTFTIGVVVPYVGRWFFGTVLDAAEQVFSAAGYDVLLYNLGSPETRKRFFTKMPVRKRVDAVLSLLIPDEDESAALRSLGVPLAGTVGGARPGFTVVGIDDRAGTESAVRHLVNLGHRRIGMISGSSGPQHWTTPVARRQAYLDVLAEAGIAHDPALEADGDYTVDGGERAMTELLAASRPPTAVFAQSDEMAMGALRALRRHRLKVPDDVSVVGFDDHELADVIGLTTVAQPVAGQGAEAARLLLRQLDEPGTEIPGHVQMPIRLVLRETTAPPRPRGPQ; from the coding sequence GTGACGGTCAGCATCACCGATGTCGCCCGCGCCGCCGGAGTCTCGGCGTCCACCGTGTCCCGCGCCCTGCGTGACCGGCCGGGCGTGTCCGACGAGGTACGCGCCCAGATCACGGCTGTCGCCGCGCAACTCGGCTATACGGCATCCCGCTCGGCGTCCAGCCTCGCCAGCGGGCGCACCTTCACCATCGGGGTCGTGGTCCCGTACGTGGGGCGCTGGTTCTTCGGCACGGTGCTGGACGCCGCCGAGCAGGTGTTCAGCGCCGCGGGGTACGACGTCCTGCTGTACAACCTGGGCTCGCCGGAGACCCGCAAGCGTTTCTTCACCAAGATGCCGGTCCGCAAGCGGGTGGACGCGGTGCTGTCGCTGCTCATTCCCGACGAGGACGAGTCGGCCGCGCTGCGCTCACTCGGGGTGCCGCTGGCCGGCACGGTCGGAGGCGCCCGTCCCGGCTTCACCGTGGTTGGGATCGACGACCGGGCCGGCACGGAGAGCGCCGTACGGCATCTGGTGAACCTCGGCCACCGCCGGATCGGCATGATCAGCGGGTCGAGCGGGCCGCAGCACTGGACCACGCCCGTCGCGCGCCGCCAGGCGTACCTCGACGTGCTGGCCGAGGCAGGGATCGCGCACGATCCGGCACTGGAGGCCGACGGCGACTACACCGTCGACGGCGGCGAGCGCGCCATGACCGAACTGCTGGCCGCCTCCCGACCGCCTACGGCCGTGTTCGCGCAGTCCGACGAGATGGCGATGGGCGCGCTGCGCGCCCTGCGGCGACACCGGCTGAAGGTGCCGGACGACGTGTCCGTCGTCGGCTTCGACGATCACGAACTCGCCGACGTGATCGGCCTGACCACCGTCGCCCAACCGGTCGCCGGGCAGGGCGCCGAGGCCGCCCGGCTGCTGCTGCGGCAACTCGACGAGCCGGGCACCGAGATCCCCGGACATGTGCAGATGCCCATCCGTCTCGTCCTGCGCGAGACCACCGCACCGCCGCGCCCGCGCGGACCCCAGTAA
- a CDS encoding mucin-1, with product MRYAPPGLCVNDFALLRDDDGGYAVLHLQGPWTAEFDHLRMETSYGRATSTDLVAWHPEGTAFGNGLPGRFDQQAVWTMHPIRHGDGTAMFYTGVSGLTPDGWPLQSVGLAYSDRTDGTGWRRHGTGPVVEADARWYRTGERMGWRDPFVVRDDESDGWVMVVCAADAALPVEAGGCVAWATSDDLENWTVQPPLISPGDVDELECPVLERLDDGSWLLLGSIGATRGFEAWTAPRLRGPWTRRGPLGPTGSYAPRVITAPDGSRAVLHTTPRKVGLTDSGDRCRGMLAQPKSLVVEEGSAPRLEWWPGLETWLLAETTQPTLHAVGDVEVPGRVEVTLRTGADGPALTVGCDGKNLWVTGPAGVALGEAVLNEPATTLRILTVGEYVEVYADGVFVLTTLCYAGRPTSWTAETEGSIRTVPVRPVRLPAPDRDDASAVWPGPAPH from the coding sequence ATGCGATACGCTCCGCCCGGCCTCTGCGTGAACGACTTCGCGCTGCTCCGCGACGACGACGGCGGTTACGCGGTGCTGCATCTGCAGGGCCCCTGGACGGCCGAGTTCGACCATTTGCGCATGGAGACCTCCTACGGCCGGGCCACCTCCACCGACCTGGTCGCCTGGCACCCCGAGGGCACCGCGTTCGGCAACGGCCTGCCCGGCCGCTTCGACCAGCAGGCCGTATGGACCATGCACCCGATCCGGCACGGCGACGGAACGGCGATGTTCTACACGGGCGTGAGCGGGCTGACGCCGGACGGCTGGCCGCTGCAGTCCGTCGGCCTCGCGTACTCGGACCGCACCGATGGCACAGGCTGGCGGCGCCACGGCACCGGGCCCGTCGTGGAGGCGGACGCCCGGTGGTACCGCACCGGTGAACGCATGGGCTGGCGCGACCCGTTCGTCGTACGCGACGACGAGTCGGACGGCTGGGTGATGGTCGTCTGTGCCGCCGACGCCGCCCTGCCCGTCGAGGCCGGCGGCTGTGTGGCGTGGGCGACTTCGGACGACCTGGAGAACTGGACGGTCCAGCCACCGCTCATCTCACCCGGCGACGTGGACGAGTTGGAATGCCCCGTCCTAGAACGACTCGACGACGGCAGCTGGCTGCTGCTCGGCTCGATCGGCGCGACCCGCGGTTTCGAGGCGTGGACCGCGCCCCGGCTGCGCGGGCCGTGGACCCGGCGTGGTCCGCTGGGCCCGACCGGCTCGTACGCCCCGCGTGTGATCACCGCCCCCGACGGCTCCCGTGCCGTCCTGCACACGACGCCCCGCAAGGTCGGCCTGACGGACTCCGGTGACCGCTGCCGGGGCATGCTGGCCCAGCCCAAGTCCCTTGTCGTGGAGGAGGGTTCGGCACCTCGCCTGGAATGGTGGCCCGGTCTGGAGACCTGGCTGCTGGCCGAGACGACACAGCCGACGCTCCACGCGGTCGGCGATGTCGAGGTCCCGGGGCGCGTCGAGGTCACCCTGCGCACCGGCGCCGACGGCCCCGCCCTCACCGTCGGGTGCGACGGCAAGAACCTCTGGGTCACCGGCCCCGCCGGCGTCGCGCTGGGCGAAGCCGTCCTGAACGAGCCCGCGACCACACTGCGCATCCTCACCGTCGGCGAGTACGTGGAGGTCTACGCCGACGGCGTCTTCGTCCTGACCACCCTGTGCTACGCGGGCCGTCCCACTTCCTGGACAGCAGAGACGGAAGGGTCGATCCGCACCGTCCCCGTCCGCCCCGTCCGCCTTCCCGCACCCGACCGCGACGACGCCTCCGCCGTCTGGCCCGGCCCGGCTCCGCACTGA
- a CDS encoding YjbQ family protein produces MSDAFTTRVLNVTSGSAERIVDLTGDCEAFLGEVAAGRDGLLNIFVPHATAGVAIIETGAGSDDDLLAALHTLLPADDRWQHRHGSPGHGRDHVLPAIVPPHATLPVLNGRLELGTWQSVCVVDTNKDNPQRKVRITFLAGS; encoded by the coding sequence ATGTCAGACGCCTTCACCACCCGAGTCCTGAACGTCACGTCCGGCTCGGCGGAGCGGATCGTCGACCTCACCGGCGACTGCGAAGCCTTCCTGGGGGAGGTCGCCGCCGGCCGTGACGGTCTCCTCAACATCTTCGTCCCGCACGCGACGGCCGGCGTCGCGATCATCGAGACGGGCGCCGGCAGCGACGACGACCTCCTTGCCGCCCTGCACACCCTCCTTCCCGCGGACGATCGCTGGCAGCACCGCCACGGGAGCCCCGGCCACGGCCGCGACCACGTCCTCCCGGCGATCGTCCCGCCGCACGCGACACTGCCGGTACTGAACGGGCGTCTGGAGCTGGGGACTTGGCAGTCGGTGTGCGTGGTGGATACGAACAAGGACAATCCTCAGCGAAAGGTACGCATCACATTTCTTGCGGGATCCTGA
- a CDS encoding putative leader peptide, producing the protein MLRSVLLTTRGHIDLLRVASAACRRGC; encoded by the coding sequence ATGTTGCGTTCAGTTCTGCTCACCACGCGCGGTCACATCGACCTGCTGCGGGTGGCCTCCGCCGCGTGTCGCCGCGGCTGCTGA
- a CDS encoding ABC transporter permease, producing MSISHAPPGPLAPDISPISGAKVAPLDLEPIVPTSSRRTFVPRWLRRTTGPLLLLALWQLLSSTGTLTANVLASPGRIAQVAGDLIADGSLASAMTTSLQRVAGGLLLGALIGTGLALVSGLFRIGEDIVDAPVQMLRTVPFVGLIPLFIIWFGIGEPPKIAIITLGVTFPLYLNVYAGIRGVDAQLIEAGESLGLSRWGLVRHVILPGALPSAMTGLRYSLGIAWLALVFAEQVNADSGIGFLMVQARDFLRTDVIVVCLIVYAFLGLLADLIVRTLERLLLQWRPTFTGR from the coding sequence ATGAGTATCAGCCATGCCCCTCCCGGCCCTCTCGCACCCGATATTTCGCCGATATCGGGTGCGAAAGTCGCTCCCCTCGACCTCGAACCCATCGTCCCCACCTCATCCCGCCGCACCTTCGTCCCCCGCTGGCTGCGCCGCACGACCGGCCCTCTGCTCCTGCTCGCGCTCTGGCAACTCCTCAGCAGCACAGGCACGTTGACCGCGAACGTCCTCGCCTCCCCCGGCCGCATCGCCCAGGTCGCGGGCGATCTGATCGCCGACGGTTCGCTCGCCTCGGCCATGACGACCTCGCTCCAGCGGGTCGCGGGCGGACTGCTCCTCGGCGCACTCATCGGCACCGGACTCGCCCTCGTCTCCGGGCTGTTCCGGATCGGCGAGGACATCGTGGACGCCCCGGTACAGATGCTGCGGACCGTGCCGTTCGTGGGTCTGATTCCGCTGTTCATCATCTGGTTCGGCATCGGCGAGCCTCCGAAGATCGCCATCATCACGCTGGGCGTGACCTTTCCCCTCTACCTCAACGTGTACGCGGGCATCCGAGGCGTCGACGCGCAGCTGATCGAGGCCGGTGAATCCCTCGGGCTCTCCCGCTGGGGACTCGTACGGCACGTCATCCTGCCGGGCGCGCTCCCCAGTGCCATGACGGGTCTGCGCTACTCCCTCGGCATCGCCTGGCTCGCGCTGGTCTTCGCCGAGCAGGTCAACGCGGACTCCGGCATCGGCTTCCTGATGGTGCAGGCGCGGGACTTCCTGCGCACCGACGTCATCGTGGTCTGCCTGATCGTCTACGCCTTCCTCGGCCTGCTCGCCGACCTCATCGTCCGCACCCTCGAAAGGCTGCTGCTGCAATGGCGACCGACGTTCACGGGCCGGTGA
- a CDS encoding ABC transporter ATP-binding protein produces MATDVHGPVSLQVSESPTAPGAASPKAPQAPTAAETARAKAPRPTQAVRVQGLTRAFDGRAVIDDLQLDVRPGEFVALLGRSGCGKSTLLRILAGLDREIEGTVLVPRRKAVAFQSPRLMPWKKVWRNVLLGLPGKPARAVADQALEEVGLSHRSDAWPKTLSGGEAQRASLARALVREPDLLLLDEPFGALDALTRIKAQRLVGELWQRRGCAVLLVTHDVEEAVLLADRVLVMDEGVIAHEQEIDLDRPRDITDPRFAEIRGRLLERLGVDTAAEAV; encoded by the coding sequence ATGGCGACCGACGTTCACGGGCCGGTGAGCCTCCAGGTGTCCGAGTCCCCCACGGCACCCGGGGCCGCGTCACCCAAGGCACCCCAGGCACCCACAGCGGCCGAAACGGCCCGGGCCAAGGCCCCCCGGCCCACGCAGGCCGTACGGGTCCAGGGGCTGACCCGCGCCTTCGACGGCCGTGCCGTCATCGACGATCTCCAACTGGACGTCCGCCCGGGCGAGTTCGTGGCGTTGCTGGGCCGCAGCGGCTGCGGCAAGTCCACGCTGTTGCGCATCCTCGCCGGGCTCGACCGGGAGATCGAGGGCACCGTCCTGGTCCCACGCCGCAAGGCGGTCGCCTTCCAGTCGCCCCGGCTGATGCCATGGAAGAAGGTGTGGCGCAACGTCCTGCTCGGCCTGCCCGGCAAACCCGCGCGCGCCGTCGCCGACCAAGCCCTGGAAGAGGTCGGCCTGAGTCACCGCAGTGACGCCTGGCCCAAGACCCTCTCCGGCGGCGAGGCGCAACGCGCCTCCCTGGCAAGGGCGTTGGTGCGCGAGCCCGATCTCCTGCTGCTGGACGAGCCGTTCGGCGCGCTCGACGCCCTCACCCGCATCAAGGCCCAGCGCCTGGTGGGCGAGTTGTGGCAGCGACGCGGCTGCGCGGTGCTGCTCGTGACGCACGACGTCGAGGAGGCCGTCCTGCTCGCCGACCGTGTCCTCGTGATGGACGAAGGCGTCATCGCGCACGAACAGGAGATCGACCTCGACCGGCCGCGCGACATCACCGACCCACGGTTCGCGGAGATCCGGGGCCGGCTCCTGGAGCGGCTCGGCGTCGACACCGCCGCCGAAGCCGTCTGA
- a CDS encoding ABC transporter substrate-binding protein: protein MRRRLAPAALLLPFALLLTACGGNASAGTGSDTDGKGSLTLDVGDQKGGSEAVLRAAGELKNLDYKIKWSTFTSGPPLLEAVNAKAVDIGGVGNTPPVFAAGAGSKITVVAAFHGTSKGDAILVPNGSKLTEPQQLKGRSIAVAQGSSANYQLVASLKAAGLTLSDVKVKYLQPADALAAFTSGKVDAWAVWDPYTSQILKAEQGRVLTTGEGVTNGLTFQVAAPGALKDTKKAAAIQDYLERLRRATAWVYGHQEEWAKVWAKETGLPYEVALASVKRTNASRVSVAVDKPLIASEQEIADTFTALKLIPKKVDFGAFVDTRYNGGLPPSTTPARTSEG, encoded by the coding sequence ATGCGACGCCGCCTCGCCCCCGCCGCACTGCTCCTCCCCTTCGCCCTCCTGCTCACCGCCTGCGGCGGGAACGCCTCCGCCGGCACCGGCAGCGACACCGACGGCAAGGGCTCCCTCACCCTCGACGTCGGTGACCAGAAAGGTGGTTCGGAGGCCGTCCTGCGCGCCGCCGGGGAACTCAAGAACCTCGACTACAAGATCAAGTGGTCGACCTTCACCTCCGGTCCACCCCTTCTGGAGGCCGTCAACGCCAAGGCCGTCGACATCGGCGGCGTCGGCAACACCCCACCGGTGTTCGCGGCCGGCGCCGGCTCGAAGATCACAGTGGTGGCCGCCTTCCACGGCACGTCCAAGGGGGACGCCATCCTCGTACCGAACGGTTCGAAGCTGACCGAGCCCCAGCAGCTCAAGGGCAGGTCGATCGCCGTGGCGCAGGGATCGTCGGCCAACTACCAACTGGTCGCCTCTCTCAAGGCCGCCGGACTCACCCTGAGCGACGTCAAGGTGAAATACCTCCAACCGGCGGACGCACTCGCCGCGTTCACCTCCGGCAAGGTCGACGCCTGGGCGGTGTGGGACCCCTACACTTCACAGATCCTCAAGGCCGAGCAGGGCCGCGTGCTCACCACCGGCGAGGGCGTGACCAACGGTCTGACCTTCCAGGTCGCGGCGCCCGGCGCACTGAAGGACACGAAGAAGGCCGCCGCCATCCAGGACTACCTGGAGCGCCTGCGCAGGGCCACCGCCTGGGTCTACGGCCATCAGGAGGAGTGGGCCAAGGTCTGGGCGAAGGAGACCGGGCTGCCGTACGAGGTGGCACTCGCGTCGGTGAAGCGCACCAACGCCAGCCGGGTCTCCGTCGCGGTCGACAAACCGCTGATCGCCTCCGAGCAGGAGATCGCGGACACCTTCACCGCGTTGAAGCTCATCCCGAAGAAGGTCGACTTCGGGGCCTTCGTGGACACTCGCTACAACGGCGGTCTCCCGCCCTCCACCACGCCGGCCCGCACTTCGGAGGGCTGA
- a CDS encoding NAD(P)-binding domain-containing protein — MNNTREVEVVVIGAGQAGLSSAYHLRRAGYEPERDFVVLDHSPAPGGAWQFRWPSLTYGKVHGMHALPGMELTGADPERPSSEVIAEYFTAYERDFDLRVRRPVDVRSVRSTSEGTDGRLLVETSDGTWSARALINATGTWDRPFWPRYAGQETFRGRQLHTAQYPGPEAFTGLRVVVVGGGASGTQHLMELAPYAAATTWVTRREPVFRDGPFTEDVGREAVALVEERVRQGLPPKSVVSVTGLPLSDAVRQAIADGVLDRQPMFDRITPGGVEWNDGRRVDADVILWATGFRPAIDHLAPLKLREPGGGIRVEGTRAAADPRIHLVGYGPSASTIGANRAGRAAVRDIRRLLTAEPVAV; from the coding sequence GTGAACAACACACGCGAGGTCGAGGTCGTCGTCATAGGCGCTGGTCAGGCGGGCCTGTCCAGCGCCTATCACCTGCGCCGCGCCGGGTACGAGCCGGAGCGCGACTTCGTGGTGCTGGACCACTCCCCCGCCCCCGGCGGCGCCTGGCAGTTCCGGTGGCCGTCGCTGACGTACGGCAAGGTCCACGGTATGCACGCGCTGCCGGGGATGGAGCTCACGGGCGCCGATCCGGAGCGCCCGTCCTCGGAGGTGATCGCCGAGTACTTCACTGCGTACGAGCGGGACTTCGACCTTCGGGTACGGCGGCCCGTCGACGTTCGTTCGGTGCGCTCCACGAGTGAGGGCACCGACGGGCGGCTGCTGGTCGAGACCTCGGACGGCACCTGGTCGGCGCGGGCGCTGATCAACGCGACCGGCACCTGGGACCGCCCGTTCTGGCCGCGTTACGCGGGCCAGGAGACCTTCCGGGGACGGCAGTTGCACACCGCGCAGTACCCCGGGCCCGAGGCGTTCACCGGACTGCGGGTGGTCGTGGTGGGCGGAGGCGCCTCGGGCACCCAGCACCTCATGGAACTCGCCCCGTACGCGGCCGCGACCACCTGGGTGACCAGGCGTGAGCCCGTGTTCCGGGACGGCCCCTTCACCGAGGACGTCGGCCGGGAGGCCGTGGCGCTGGTCGAGGAGCGGGTGCGGCAGGGGCTGCCGCCGAAGAGCGTGGTGTCGGTGACCGGGTTGCCGCTGAGCGACGCGGTCCGGCAGGCGATCGCGGACGGGGTGCTGGACCGGCAGCCCATGTTCGACCGCATCACCCCCGGGGGTGTGGAGTGGAACGACGGGCGCCGAGTCGATGCCGACGTCATCCTGTGGGCGACCGGGTTCCGGCCGGCCATCGACCATCTGGCCCCGCTGAAGCTGCGCGAGCCGGGTGGCGGGATCCGGGTCGAGGGCACCCGCGCGGCCGCCGATCCGCGGATCCACCTCGTCGGCTACGGCCCGTCGGCGAGCACCATCGGCGCCAACCGCGCGGGCCGTGCGGCCGTACGGGACATCAGGCGACTGCTGACGGCGGAGCCCGTCGCTGTCTGA